Proteins encoded by one window of Flagellimonas lutaonensis:
- the crcB gene encoding fluoride efflux transporter CrcB has protein sequence MKQLLLVFLGGGVGSALRYLISKLLNPVHPSFYWGTFTVNILGCLLIGAILGYTSKVNLLSENQLLLLATGFCGGFTTFSAFAFEKHSLLKNGDFMPFFIYLASSIILGILAVALGLWLSTKNPF, from the coding sequence GTGAAGCAATTGTTACTCGTTTTTCTGGGCGGAGGCGTTGGAAGTGCCTTGCGATATCTTATCTCAAAATTGCTGAACCCCGTGCACCCTTCCTTTTATTGGGGCACCTTTACGGTAAACATTTTGGGTTGTCTGTTGATTGGGGCCATATTGGGCTACACATCCAAAGTAAACCTTCTCTCAGAAAATCAACTGCTCTTATTGGCCACCGGATTTTGCGGGGGCTTCACCACTTTCTCTGCATTTGCCTTTGAAAAACACTCCTTATTAAAGAATGGCGACTTCATGCCTTTTTTCATCTATTTGGCCTCTAGCATCATTTTAGGCATTTTGGCCGTGGCCCTAGGGCTTTGGCTTTCGACCAAAAACCCTTTCTAA
- a CDS encoding nucleoside triphosphate pyrophosphohydrolase family protein, which translates to MKSKIKAVELFHHSFGLGVSQKPRADLGKDKNLLRYKLMREENEEYLEAANNGDLVEVADALGDMLYILCGTILEHGMQHKIEEVFEEIQKSNMSKLGHDGKPIYREDGKVLKGPNYFKPNIKAILDK; encoded by the coding sequence ATGAAAAGTAAAATCAAGGCGGTCGAACTCTTTCATCATTCATTCGGATTGGGGGTTTCCCAAAAGCCAAGGGCCGATTTGGGCAAAGACAAGAACCTACTTCGCTACAAACTAATGCGCGAAGAAAATGAGGAATATCTGGAGGCAGCCAATAATGGTGACTTGGTAGAAGTGGCCGATGCCCTGGGTGATATGTTATACATTTTGTGCGGAACAATCTTAGAACATGGCATGCAACACAAGATCGAAGAGGTTTTTGAGGAAATCCAGAAAAGCAACATGAGCAAATTGGGACACGATGGCAAGCCCATTTACAGAGAGGACGGTAAGGTTCTGAAAGGCCCCAACTACTTTAAACCGAATATCAAGGCCATACTGGACAAATAA
- a CDS encoding DUF4920 domain-containing protein, translated as MKLFNILIVVFVGFFMAFGLNAQETVSFFGKTFEKSNKMALNSSIYKSLAANDTLTTQLTGQITEVCQAKGCWMKVDLEDGSQVFVKFKDYGFFVPTDVAGKTVVVSGKAFVEEMSVDEQKHYAADAGATKEKLAKITTPKRTYRFEAEGVLIED; from the coding sequence ATGAAATTATTTAACATTTTGATTGTTGTTTTTGTAGGCTTCTTCATGGCGTTTGGATTGAATGCCCAAGAAACTGTTTCATTTTTTGGAAAGACATTTGAAAAATCAAATAAAATGGCGCTCAACAGCAGTATTTATAAAAGCCTTGCTGCCAACGACACATTAACTACGCAGCTAACCGGTCAAATTACCGAGGTCTGCCAGGCAAAGGGTTGTTGGATGAAAGTGGATTTGGAAGATGGCAGCCAGGTGTTCGTCAAGTTCAAAGACTATGGGTTTTTTGTGCCCACTGACGTGGCCGGCAAAACGGTGGTGGTGAGCGGCAAGGCGTTTGTCGAAGAGATGTCTGTGGATGAGCAAAAGCACTATGCTGCCGATGCCGGTGCCACAAAAGAGAAGCTGGCCAAGATTACCACTCCGAAAAGAACCTATCGTTTTGAGGCCGAAGGTGTTTTGATAGAAGATTGA
- a CDS encoding branched-chain amino acid aminotransferase: MEVKSNNITVERTKRSKIDQVDFDNLSFGSVFADHMLVCDYKNGEWGAPSVVPYQPIELEPSAKIFHYGQSIFEGMKAYKDDQGGVWLFRPEENQKRLNISAKRLAMPELPKEIFMEGLATLLQVDQEWIPQTKGSSLYIRPFMFASGNGFHASPADAYKFIIACAPSGPYFSGKVKVLIEERYSRAANGGVGFAKAGGNYAAQFYPTQLAVQKGYNQVIWTDDNTHEYIEEAGAMNIFVRINDTLITAPTNDRILDGITRKSILDIAADEGIETEVRKITVAEVINAAKDGSLKEMFGAGTAAVVSPISAFGYKEVDYNLPELDQSYAALLKKRITDIQYNRGDDKFGWRYRVL; encoded by the coding sequence ATGGAAGTAAAATCTAACAACATTACGGTTGAGCGAACCAAGCGCTCAAAAATCGACCAAGTAGATTTTGACAATTTGTCATTTGGCAGCGTATTTGCCGACCACATGCTGGTCTGCGATTACAAAAATGGTGAATGGGGCGCCCCAAGTGTGGTACCCTACCAGCCCATTGAGTTGGAACCCTCGGCCAAAATTTTCCATTACGGACAGTCAATTTTCGAGGGAATGAAGGCCTATAAGGATGACCAAGGCGGTGTTTGGCTCTTTCGACCAGAAGAAAACCAAAAAAGGCTGAACATATCGGCCAAGCGTTTGGCGATGCCCGAACTGCCCAAAGAGATATTTATGGAAGGCTTGGCGACCCTTCTCCAAGTTGACCAAGAATGGATACCACAAACCAAGGGAAGCTCATTGTACATTCGTCCTTTTATGTTTGCTTCCGGAAATGGTTTTCATGCATCACCGGCAGATGCCTACAAGTTCATTATTGCCTGTGCCCCTTCGGGCCCCTATTTTTCAGGCAAGGTAAAGGTCTTGATAGAAGAACGTTATTCGCGGGCCGCCAACGGGGGTGTTGGTTTTGCCAAGGCGGGCGGCAACTATGCAGCCCAATTTTACCCCACCCAATTGGCTGTTCAAAAAGGGTATAACCAAGTTATCTGGACCGACGACAACACCCACGAGTACATAGAAGAGGCCGGTGCTATGAATATATTTGTCCGAATCAACGATACCCTGATAACAGCACCCACCAACGATCGTATTCTTGATGGCATTACCCGAAAAAGCATCTTGGATATCGCAGCAGATGAAGGAATTGAGACCGAGGTACGCAAAATTACGGTGGCCGAGGTCATCAATGCCGCCAAAGACGGGTCTTTAAAGGAAATGTTCGGTGCGGGTACCGCAGCCGTGGTGTCGCCCATCTCGGCCTTTGGATATAAAGAGGTGGACTACAATCTACCGGAATTGGACCAAAGCTATGCTGCTTTGCTCAAAAAACGAATTACCGATATACAATATAACCGCGGTGACGATAAGTTCGGTTGGCGATACCGGGTTCTTTAA
- a CDS encoding P-II family nitrogen regulator, whose amino-acid sequence MKKIEAIIRKSKFDEVKKALHQIEVNFFSYWDVTGVGNEKQGHVYRGISYSTSDIQRRYLEIVVSDEFLDRTIETLFESAATGNVGDGKIFVSEVSEVYRIRTKESGNAAIN is encoded by the coding sequence ATGAAAAAAATCGAGGCAATCATTCGAAAATCAAAATTTGATGAAGTGAAAAAAGCACTTCACCAAATCGAGGTCAACTTTTTTAGTTACTGGGATGTTACCGGTGTGGGCAATGAAAAACAGGGGCATGTATACAGGGGTATTTCCTATAGCACATCAGATATACAGAGAAGGTACCTGGAAATCGTGGTTTCTGACGAATTTTTAGACCGCACCATCGAAACCCTGTTCGAGTCTGCCGCTACTGGCAATGTGGGCGATGGAAAAATCTTTGTGTCAGAGGTTTCAGAAGTGTATCGAATCAGAACAAAAGAAAGCGGCAACGCTGCCATTAACTAA